GATGATCTTCCATTTGTAAGTGTACTTCACGGCCGCGAGATTCTCGGATCAACTCCATTGGTACTTCCCTAACGAGTTAGATAACGGAAACTGTATACGAAGTTTATTCTTATGCAAGATGAATGGCTACCCTCGTTTAATGTATTCAAGAAAGTCTTTATTTGCGGGATTTTGGTAATCTCTCACAGGTCCTTCGTCTAAACTGAACCCAGTTTTCCACAATTTTAGTACTACGGTACGCGGCTGTTCAGGCTGGCGGGCTCCTGGtataactaaaaaaaaaaattatgattgaattaaaaaaaaagggattctTAAGCTAGAAAAGTACTACCCTGCGTATCTTCTTCACTTTGTCCTAGACGATAACCTGTTCCTTTAAATGTTTGATTACCCTTAGTAGAGGATGAAGTTCCTTTCTCCAAAACTTCAGCTCCATGTctggaatttttaaaaattgtattaATCTTTATAACAATGGTAAAAGATAATAAGGTACTCACTCTCTTGCAGACTTGAACATGTCTCCAATTAAATCACCAGAAGGCTTTCCTTTATTGCGGGGTGGGCCGATCACTTGCTGACCACTTCTTTCAGAGCCTCCCACATAAAAAGCCTGGCCCTCTTCATCAGAATCAGAAGAACTGCTGACATCTAAAAGTTTGTGAACAGCAGCAGCTCCCCTGATTTGAGGAAGTTTGTTTATAATATGGTGTATTGTACAAGCAATGAGGTTTAGCATCAAGTACCTCAGAGGAGGCTCTGGAACTTGGTTTGAAGGAAGTTCAACAGGTTCATCTTCTCCATCTCCTGCTTGTCTGTCCATTGCTCcatcattttcaaagaaaCTAGCAAGTGCTGTCTGTGAAAAATGTGCTAGTCAAATGGGAGTTCCATAAACTTCATAACGTGTGTAACCTCTAACTGCCAACCGGACGACTCAAGATAAAAACGTGCCCTTTGTTCATCAATTCCAGTAACTTCACGGAAATTAGCAACTAATTCCTCATTCGATGacatatttaaaacaaaacgtAAGTTAAATGACAGAACAAAATTTTTACGATGGTAAATATTAGTTCTCAAAAGACGAACGAAGAGCTGCTGACGACACTCGGTTACGGCGACTAGGATTTCGAACAAAGTCGTAATGTTTTCCTAAACCGACAGAGCCGCTTATCGTACTATTGTCTTTACCCACTAGGTGGCTTTTGTTGTATACAAAAAGTGTTTAATGGGTTAGCAAGTGACGAGAGGTTACTGTTAGTTTAGTGATAAGTCACTAAAGTTCCGTATCAAACATCTCGTGTTCATCGGTATATTTAGGCGTAATAAGAAACTTTCAggtaaaaaaatcaaacaaaaatacaagttAAGGTTAATATTAATTGTAATGACAGATGTGTAGCAGAAATATTATTCTGTGGTTACATTCTTAGATAAGCATATCTGCAGGAAGAAGTTGGAAGACCTTGAGCTCAACAGCCAGTTCTGAGATGGCGTTCCGTGAACTAGTAGATGGTGACTGTGGTGGAAGGAATCCAATGTTAAAAGTAGCGTCACACTTCACCAAAGATCAAGCATTTCGCCAGGATCTAGCTGTTTCACATAGACATCCTGACACAAGGCCTGAAGATGTTGTAAGTTTTCTGGTGGTGATGTATTAACTAGAAATAAAtctaaacatttatttttgttttcctaatACCTAATCTAGATGGTTAGAGAATTCTTGGAAGGTATACCTCCTCCTTCTCAAGTTGGATCAAGAGGAGCCTTTAACATGGAGAGTCTTCTTCGTGAAATGAGAGATTTTGAGAAGCCACAGGGGGTTTCTAGGATTCCCATTCAGGCAGGACCAAATGTGGCTCATTATGCATTTGATGAGAATAACTGGGCAGAAGATTTCTTGAGGAAGGAAACTCATGTGATACCAGAAGATATACCTTCTGCTAGTGGATGGAGCCAAGAATTTCTTGATAGTCCTGGTTATATTGGAGCTG
The DNA window shown above is from Daphnia magna isolate NIES linkage group LG9, ASM2063170v1.1, whole genome shotgun sequence and carries:
- the LOC116930940 gene encoding NSFL1 cofactor p47 — protein: MSSNEELVANFREVTGIDEQRARFYLESSGWQLETALASFFENDGAMDRQAGDGEDEPVELPSNQVPEPPLRGAAAVHKLLDVSSSSDSDEEGQAFYVGGSERSGQQVIGPPRNKGKPSGDLIGDMFKSAREHGAEVLEKGTSSSTKGNQTFKGTGYRLGQSEEDTQVIPGARQPEQPRTVVLKLWKTGFSLDEGPVRDYQNPANKDFLEYIKRGEVPMELIRESRGREVHLQMEDHRTEEFISKKTRFQAFGGEGQVLGNPAPSVSQNTASSSVNPTDLASCEQKAKTELNLVESEPVTNVQIRLADGSRLIGRFNNSHTVGQVRQYITTARPQYSGQPFALLTTYPSQELKEDSTTLKDASLLGATIMQRLK